A stretch of the Halomarina ordinaria genome encodes the following:
- a CDS encoding branched-chain amino acid ABC transporter permease: MVSSLLAVTALEPLTLVSPLQTQYYATQLFNGLMLGMTLVLVSLGLTLIFGLLGVINFAHGDILLVGTYLAWTIQAQTGSFLLAIGAAILGTFVLGVVLERTLLRYTYGRYNALLQLLLTFGIAEFLRGGVMLVWGQSGKNFPNPSWAQGSIDLVLFSYPLYRTLVIVAGAVLIAALYLFLNRTDMGLLIRAGTQDREMVDALGIDVSRIYLVVFGIGAALAGTAGALIGPVRAAYPTLGIELLIPAFVVVVVGGLGSFRGTIIAGLLIGELQVLTGMVYAQASEVIVFVFMAVILLVRPRGLFGEEGVIE, from the coding sequence ATGGTCTCATCACTCTTGGCTGTCACCGCACTCGAGCCCCTCACCCTCGTGAGCCCGCTCCAGACGCAGTACTACGCGACCCAACTGTTCAACGGGCTCATGCTCGGTATGACCCTCGTGCTGGTATCGCTCGGGTTGACCCTCATTTTCGGATTACTCGGAGTCATCAATTTCGCTCACGGTGATATCCTGCTCGTCGGTACATACCTCGCGTGGACGATACAAGCACAGACCGGGAGCTTCCTCCTCGCCATCGGTGCCGCCATCCTCGGGACGTTCGTGCTCGGGGTCGTCCTTGAACGGACGTTGCTACGGTACACCTATGGGCGATACAACGCGCTGTTACAGCTCCTGTTGACGTTCGGAATCGCCGAGTTCCTCAGGGGTGGAGTCATGCTCGTCTGGGGTCAATCGGGGAAGAACTTCCCCAATCCCTCGTGGGCACAGGGATCGATCGACCTGGTGCTCTTCAGCTATCCGCTGTATCGCACGCTAGTCATTGTCGCTGGAGCGGTGCTCATCGCCGCGCTCTATCTGTTCCTCAACCGAACAGACATGGGATTGCTTATCCGGGCAGGCACCCAGGACCGGGAGATGGTCGATGCGCTCGGGATCGACGTCTCACGCATCTATCTGGTCGTCTTCGGTATCGGTGCCGCGCTCGCGGGTACTGCGGGGGCACTCATCGGGCCGGTCCGGGCAGCGTACCCCACACTGGGTATCGAACTGCTGATTCCCGCGTTCGTCGTGGTCGTTGTCGGTGGACTGGGGAGTTTTCGTGGGACCATCATCGCGGGGCTCCTGATCGGTGAGCTCCAGGTACTGACCGGGATGGTGTACGCACAGGCCTCGGAGGTTATCGTGTTCGTGTTCATGGCCGTTATCCTCCTCGTTCGACCGCGAGGACTGTTCGGTGAGGAAGGGGTGATCGAGTGA